A genomic region of Silurus meridionalis isolate SWU-2019-XX chromosome 7, ASM1480568v1, whole genome shotgun sequence contains the following coding sequences:
- the nrbf2b gene encoding nuclear receptor-binding factor 2b: MEVVDSPVNLAHQQCRKADRLLAAGKYEEAISCHRKAAELLKEGMKLTECEQARLSLELQLNSHVKQQRLIEERWRRAKRENKPRVLQVPPHSSSESVPELSSSSCPEREYDTWLYLLRNRSSTGAALEPTSGTKALKDDKTRLEEQRTTIEDLRQLLERLLAENERLTKENDRLRQENARLRRESDADTHLVDSSELWHFPSAPDQRNPAGITIPHLPPLEMPPHEIPLEELPALELPEDIQHELQELLDGEKM; the protein is encoded by the exons ATGGAGGTGGTGGACAGTCCGGTAAATCTG gcccATCAGCAGTGCAGGAAGGCAGACCGCTTGCTTGCTGCTGGGAAATATGAAGAGGCTATCTCATGCCACAGAAAGGCTGCAG aactGCTGAAAGAGGGCATGAAGCTCACCGAGTGTGAACAG GCTCGCCTGTCTTTAGAGCTGCAGCTAAACAGTCACGTGAAGCAGCAGAGGTTGATCGAGGAGCGCTGGAGGAGAGCAAAGCGGGAAAACAAGCCCAGAGTGCTTCAGGTGCCCCCTCACTCGTCCTCCGAGTCCGTCCCTGAGCTgagctcctcctcctgtcccGAGCGCGAGTACGACACCTGGCTTTACCTGCTGAGAAACCGAAGCTCAACCGGCGCCGCTCTTGAGCCGACCTCGGGCACCAAGGCCCTCAAAGACGACAAGACACGCCTGGAGGAGCAGCGCACCACAATCGAGGACCTGCGCCAGCTCCTGGAGCGCCTGTTAGCCGAGAACGAGCGGCTGACGAAGGAAAACGATCGTTTGCGCCAGGAGAACGCACGCCTGCGCAGGGAGAGCGATGCCGACACGCACCTGGTGGACAGCTCAGAGCTCTGGCATTTTCCTTCAGCACCCGACCAGCGCAATCCTGCGGGTATCACCATTCCACACCTGCCCCCGCTCGAGATGCCCCCTCACGAGATCCCTCTAGAGGAACTGCCAGCGCTCGAGCTCCCCGAAGACATCCAGCACGAGCTGCAGGAGCTGCTGgatggagagaagatgtga